The sequence GCCACGGCCGCGGATCGGAGCTTCGGGTCTCGAAGGTCGCCTGTCGCTGTCGAGCTTTTTCgagtgctgcgccgcgcgcttcctcgagtgctgcgccgcgcgcttcctcgagtgctgcgccgcgcgcttcctcgagtgctgcgccgcgcgcttctcgcacaacagcgcgccgcgaagacccCCTTCGAGGACGTGcagcgcgacggagaagagcggCAAGACGTCCCCCCAGGTGCCTagcgcgacgaagacgacagcgCCTCCCCAGGAGGGCGCGCTTTGCATCTCGACGCGGCGTTTCGAGTTTCGCTCAAACTCCTCAAAGGAGGCGAACAActtctccgctctccgcaCAGGCCTTCCAAGAATTTCTCAGCGGACTCAGTGTGCAAATCCCGAAGCAACTGACGATCACGTGgcaggagaggaaaagaaggcgTGTGTGTCATGCAAGAAACCGACAAAGCGCGGGCGGGTCTTTGCACGCAAGTCTGGCACCCGCAACggcaggacgccgcgcgaggagagtggaagaagagcgcgcgagaaagagaaagggaggtgcgaagaagaggaagggaaCGAGGCGAGAGACTAAAGACGAGTCACACGGATTCTGTCAAGTTAAAAACTCCGTCTTCGTGGATGAGGCCGAGATCCGCAGCTTGTgacccgcgcggctgctggtCCCATCGTTGGGATGTCGGTGTAAATTCGCGGAGGAAACGGCGGAATCCTAGCACCTGTTGTGTATCAGCTTCACAATCAGAAATCAGTTGTACGCAGGGGTTTCGGAGCTTGACAAGGATTCGCTTGTTTTGTAGAGAAAGGCTCCGTCATTCCCGTTTGCGTGGTGACGAGTTGTATGTGCACTCGCCGTGCATCTACTCTGGTGACTTTTCGTGCATCATCCAGGCGACTCGATGTGCAAAGCGACTCTTGTGTTCTAAGGAGACGCCCTCTAAGACTAGGCACCTTCTTTTGCGATTGAAGGCGGCAAGGAGGCGTGCTTCCATGCTTCTCCCGGCTCACCGGAAAACCGCGACACTATTCATGGGATACGCGGGCGTCTGTCTCGTCTCGGTgtcgcggctggcgagacaagagaagccgcgagccgcggaccGCCCGCTCTGCCCAgccccccgccggcggccaAGACTGAACACTAAAACAGCGAAAGAAACGGAGAGTTTCAACTGGAACGCGACCGGCCGCAAGCCGCAGAAAGGATCGACTTGCATGCGCATTCGATAGGAAGCTCAGCGGCACTCTCGTATAAGAAAGTAAATGATCACGGACATTCAGAGAgagacatgtgtatgtatatgtagaGACAGAATACGCTGCGAGGAGGCTTTTGGATCCCGGCGGATGGATGGGCGCGAATTATCGCGTTCTCTCAAACGCTCTCTCAGAAAGAGTCTATTCGCACATGCAGAGACACTGGAGTGTGGACTTCTAGGCAGGCCGAACGACGGTGAAGAGATTCGACTACACCCCGCGAGCGACAACGAATGGCACCTTTTCTTTAATCGATACAGCGTTCACTGGCAACGCTCGGGTCCGGTGGCAGAAGCGATTGTCCTACTAGGACTCACGAGAAAAGAGAACTGCTGCAGAGCAGAGCCAACTGGAAGTATCGCCTCCGTACATACAACGAATATTCATACACGGAAACACAGACATCTGCGGCCTGCGTGAGTGTGGGACAGCGAGTCCAGAGGGTTcgcagcgctcgccggcATCTCAGGGCGAGTCTCCCGCACTGCAGATAGACTGAGTTCAAATCGCACTGAACGTCTGCTAGCAGCCAGCATGCAGCGGTTTCGTTCAGCTCGGCTCAAGCTGTGGATGTGTGTCTTCGTCTCGCACGTGATGAGTGTATCCCACCCCAGAATGTACTACCAGAATGTGTCATGAATGAGAAAAAAGGATGTCAGCCAAAGTCGGGATTCCTCGTAAGAAGGGAGAGGCAAGCTGAGCGCCGGTGCCGCCTGCGACAGCGTCGTGGGACTCAATCGGAGTGAAGAAAGAGACCTCAAAacggctcgcgcctctggcAAGGAGaccgggcgagggcgacgacaaAAGAAATTATTCAAAGCGAAGGAAGTCCCTCCTGTCGCGGACGTTCCCGTTGAccgtcctctgcggctgcgtcccTGGGGACGGTCGGTCGCAGAAGAACATAGACCGCGAGGATTCCAACGCGGCAGCCATTCCAGCCAGATGCAGCCCAGAACGAATCGGGGGAGGGCGCAGtcaagagaaagagagaaggcgatgCGCATaggcagcgagagcgcgccaccagacgaggcgcagagaagagatcCCACACTCACCGCCAGCAGCAAGCGCATTTACAGACGCGATCGCGCAGACAGAACTGAGAGCGACGCAACGCTCTCCCTGACAAAAGTTGTTCTCCACTCTTTCAGTGGGGAACTTTGCATTACCATAGGGACGCGAGGCACAAAAAAACAAGTGGAGGCCAGCAGAGTGGAGCAAGAGAGCAGCGACAAAGCGACACGCGGCGTGCGACTCacgaaggcgagccgcgtctcaacgagggcgaagagatCAGGTGAGCAGAGTGCGGCAAAGCCTTACAAGTCCTAAATCGAGTAGTCAAAGAGCAGCGCATGAGGTTTAAGCTCACTCCCTCGCAGCGGCTGACTCTCTCCTTTTCCCTCAAATACGCATTCGGCTCtgtttcctctcgcgcgcgttctGTCCCCAtctgctcgccctctctctttctctctctgtctgtctttcACCGGTTCTTTGTGCCTCGTGgctcgcggcttctcgcctctgccttcccTGCCCGTTCTCTAGCCTATTCATCGCATTCGTCGCCCGTGCCCTCTCTGTCCTGATTTCTGCTTGACAGACTCTTCGAGTTTTTCGGGTCAAACCCCCAGAGTACGCTAATCCGCGACGATGCGCAGGTGATCCGCCTTCCGCATCGCCTTCGTACCGACCTGCGTGACCACGCTGAAAAAAAGCAAAACTCAGGAGCCAGTTGAAGATCTACGTGTGCATCAAGGCCCGTCACGTGTGCATCTCCAGACGGGAGtgctgtcgcctctgtctaCGATGCCTATGGCTTCTCAGAAAGGCGCGTGGGAGAAAATGTGCGCGAGaccgaggcgacgcagaaacaacagagagaagcggcaaACGTGACCCCATCCCTCTGCAGAGTCTAGACGGTGCGggagggggacggggggTGGGTGTTTAGGTACGGGGGCGTTACTCGGGCTAGAGCGGCGCAGGATGGAAACCCATACACCCGCGCTGGCGTTGGAATAGTGCGCCCGCGctgtggcgcaggcgcgagcgttTTATTGAGGCGGCGTGGCGGCTCTACTCACTCCTGCGCGCTGACGAAGAAAAACTCATGCGCCTCGTCACCGTCCGCGTCAACAAACAGAGGAGGTCCGACGTGTCTCAGCCCCTGCGACGGAGAAAGACAGACATGGCAGCGGATTTGACTGAAGCAAATGTCGCGCGTGAGGAGTTCTGGAAAAAAGAGAGTATGCAGCTGCACGACGTGGACGTCCGGAAGTCACCGTTTGCAAGAGTTCGGCTCAAATCACAGATCTCCGCACATACGAATACTGAGTATACGCCGAGCTGGGTGGAGAACTCGACCGTGGTAAGCCGCCATCCAGCATGCTTGAATATGTCTAGATATGCGTAGAAATGCATGTGCACATTTGTATCGCAGGAACTCTAAttatagatagatagacaggtagatatatagatagatatagacatatGTGTCTGAAAGCCGTTTCGAGCAGCGAGTGCGGTAGAGCGCGCGTCTTGGAGGATGAGGCCGCGGAATCGAGGCTttcccgctgtctctcccccagacgcgccgccggaagcCCGACGCACCTGAATGCCTCCGGAGCTGGCTGGGACAGGCGTGACGAGAGTCGAGGAGGTCGCAGAAAAACCTGAGACGCGCGTGGCAGCCCGCGGGCTGGGGCGCGCTGACTCTGCGcctgaggcagccgcgccccgACCGGCAGACCCCGCccgtcgccagcgagagaaaacggaggaggcgctctcccagggcgagggcagcgccgccaccggccgcgaggtcgccgacgcctccgtctcgccctccgcgagggaggagaggggcTCGCAGATGCGCTGCGAGAGCGGGCGGAGCTGTGCAGACCAGGAGGGACGGAGTgcgaggggagaggagggcgggagggggcAGAACACACAAGTGAAAGACACCACACGGCAAAGCGACATGCTGATGCACAGCGGCCTGAGAGGCTGCGAGCTCCTTCAGAAGCACGGCACTGCACAGAAAAGGACCTGACAGGCAGACGGAAACAGACCGTGAAGTCCGACGAGGCCAGCCCGGCCTCCCCCGTCCGGCTCTCCCGttcgctctgcagcttccCGTTGACTGTTGAAGTGCCCTTCGCTCGGGTTGCTCTTCGCTTGCTGGTGTTTTTTCACCTTCGCGCTGTATATTTCTGTCTTTTCTGTCTTCGCTGCCCCGTTCGACGTGTCTGTCTATTCGACTGAATTCTTCTcgcagcagggcgaggaCACCAGGGGACACAACTCCACCctcggagggcgcgagccaACTTACCAGCAGCCACTGGAGCACCTGCAGGCCGATGAAGCAGAAGTCCGTAGCGCCGAGAGCGGGTACCGTCCGCGCGGAAAACGCAGCGAAGCCTCGAGACGCAAAGTCTTCGTGGGCTAGCGCGGGCGAAGCGACGAGCGTTttgtcgcgcgcgaggctgtgCCGGAGTAGAAGCAAGAACGTCCAGAGAGCCTCAAACGACTGGAGCATGACGCTGGGGTAGCCGCGCAGAagctgaagaggaagcagcgctGCGGTGTTTAGACACTGCCACCAAGATGGATGAAGAAGCAGGAAAGACGCAAACGCCTCCGGGCGCCACACAGACGCAACCTccgcggacgaagaggcgaacgGAAGGCTGCAGTCCTCCTCGGGGAACGCGGACGGTCTatggcggcgcccgcggacaAGAAAAACCAGCGGCAAGCCGACGGTCTGATGGAAGTGGAAAAGTGGAGAACACAAGCGAACGAGAACAGTCGGCAGCAGGCCGTGGAGAAAGATGCAACGGACCAAGGTGAAACAGTCGCCAGGCGCGTCCCCGCCTCAGAAATGCGCTAATATATAAATAAAATTTTCGTAGTCTGTTTTTACATTTGAATACAGGCTCTATATATTGTAAAACTAAAATAGTAGGAAGTAGAGGAAAACAGACAATCGGATCGAGGCGTAGAGCGCCGACCGGGCCTGAGGGCACGCCGCCACCAGCTGTGACTGCAAGATGGTGCGTTGAGTGTGAGACCCCATTCGCTGCAGCTGGAGCACCTCGAATGTCTATGCATGTCCCTTTGTATACGTAGGTGTGCATATTATGGCAGTATATGTGCTGCGTTTTTGCAACGTCTCCCCTGCGCGCCCATCGGTGCAGGATAGATAGGGCGACATGGTGCATAGCGATATGAGGGCGGCACGCCTGAGCACGCGCAAAGTAAGCACTTTTGTCGTGTTCCTGTGCGGCAGCTTACGAGAGCAAGAACCGAGAGATCAGAGACTTTCCAGACGAGTTTCGCGCGCCAATCCGCCGCACTCCCCCAGTGTCGAGAGACGGGCTCGGCGAACGTCTGCCACGCCAAGCAAGACGCAgcgcccttcgcggccgctggagcggctccagtcttcttctccgctgcagacggcgcggagCCTGGCTGCAGAGGGATCCCGTCGGCTCGCTGCTTTGCTCGCCCCTTCCCctttctgtctttcttcttcttctccgcgggagaggccgcgccggctgcagaagacgacTCCGAAGCGGCGCCCAGTCCTGCCCCGGAGACGTCaggcagagcggcggcgggctcctgctgcgcggccCCGTGAGGCTCAGAGTCGCACGAAAAAAACGAGAGGGCCACGAGGAtgcggcagagagcgaggccggcctgaagaagcagcgagacCGCAGCTATCGTGGCAAAGTGGGCGCCCGCGAACCGCCGGAATTCTCTCCAGTGCGCGTCGACCAGGTAGAGAACCGAGGCGGAGCTGAAACCCGAGGGAGTCGTATCTTCATCTGCACCTCCAtgggccgccgcccccggcggaagaagcgcatCAGCCTCAGGCACGGGGGAGCCTGAGAAAGGACGAgtcgcgccgtcttcgcggaggagcggagaAAAGGCCGAGAAAAAGACGAGGGACGCGACCGATGCGCACAGCAACAGGGCGGCAGGtaggaaggcgaagacctGGACGCACGTGTCGCACGCACAGAGTAGGACTCCAAGGGGCATAGCCGGGCGAAAAGAACTTGGAAGCGGGCCGCTACGGCAAACAGGAGCATTCAGGATGAACCGCGCGGCTCTATgctcctccgcgagcgaTGGAGTAAGTGCACGCAGGCGGGCTTAGGTTAGTCGAGACTGCGTCGACTCGTGGCGCACATCCATACGGCACCTTGGAAGAAAGACGCTTCCTTCCAAGCGGGGGTCGACGAATGCCAAGACGCCTCTCGAAGGGCCTGCTCCGTGGGGAAGAAACTTACCTTGAAGAGCGCCAGAGGCCTgtgcctgcgcatgcacatcACGCCAGTCCATccgccgaggacggcgacgccgagggcggcgtgGATGAGCAGCAGAGGCTGCTGGAGGTCGGCGGCCGCATCTGCGGAGCCGAGGAGtctggaggaggcgaaaggcGCCGACGAATGATGGAGGTCTAGTGAAGAAGGCCCGTCGCGCGTTGCGGGCCCCATGAGGGACGGCGCCTTCCCCGCCTCTGCGACATCGGGGGGGGTCATGACGGACGCCGTGCGAACTCAGCCAGCCCTGTGGCTACCtccccgccctctgcggacgacgcaacgccgcctcgcgcaacccgcgacgccggcgaaacaaacagcggaggcggatgCGAATCTGccaaggagacgccgcggcccccCTACGGCGGCGGCAGTGTTGGCAACAGATTCTGCGAGGTCGCTCGCAAGGCCCcgggctgcgcgccgaaagagcgcggaggacgcagggTACTCGAGGGCTGGCGCCTGTCGCATGCGCTCTCCAAGAAAAACCGCATGTGCCTGCAGGTTTGTTCAGTTTGTTTCGCCGTCCAAAGACTGGTCGAGAGAACGTTTGAGCCAAATGACCGCCcagacgaggcagacaggCGCTAGCGCCACACGTACAAACCGCTCGACGGGCGAACGCCACTTCGCCACTGGTGTGTGCGTCGCACATTCCAGGGAAGATACAACTGATCCATAGTCCGCTGTGAGAACTAGAAAGTGAGATCGACGAATATCGCCCGCTTCACTAGTCTTGGCGCAGGCACACTGTCGCAAAACGCATGCTCGCGACAGTAGCCAGCTCGCGCTGTGATTGCAAGCCTCAGCTGTCTCTTGTGTATAAGGCGGTAATATCGACCAGCCTGCGTGTCTCGGGAGCCTAACCGCCACGCAGTTAAACGGATCTGGTTGAGCAATGAAACATTGAGAGGCCCGCAAAGGCCATAATCCAATAACACTAACACGAGCTTTGTTTGCATTGCGGAACGAAACGAGCCGCGACAAAAGGGCTCCGCCTCATGCGGCTCACTTCTTGCCGGGGCCTTGAGGCGGCGGTGACGCTGTGATGATGAGGTCGACACACTCAGGCTGCGACCCAGTCGTGTAGCAGATCTCATCTTTGACATCGGAAACATCTTTGAAGCACGTCTTCTTGACTGGAAAAGCCTGCATTGTACAATCTAGTACCGCATGTGGCCTTGTGCATGGCACCTCGTGCTCCCGGGAGACAACGGATTTGCACTTGCCCATCTCGTAAACGGGCACCGTGGAGCACTTCTCCTTGAAGCCTTGCTCGAAGCACGTGTACTCCTCCTCGTGTTCCACTTCCGCAAAGCAAGGTTTCGTGACCTCCACCTCCGATGTGTAGCATTCAGACCGATACACGGTTCGAGGGCACTTCTTCTCGACTGTCTTCATGAGACTGGCCTGGCACACTGCCTGCACAGGAACGCTCACGTCAACGCACTTTTCTTTGAAGTTTGCCGTCTCGCACGGGTACGTCTCGGTCCTTGTTTCCATCTTGAGGGCGGTCTTCTTGATTTCCCGCGGAACTTGTCCGCAGACATCCTCGTAAGTCACGTCTTTGTACTCGTacgtctctgctgccttcttGGGTCGAGTGCATATCTTCGGAACCGTCTTTTGTACCATATGGCAAGCTTGATCGGGTACTGTCTCAGCGCAGGACGATTCAACGTCAACTTGGACTTCTTTTTGGCAAATCTTTGGAATTACGACGGGTATGTCCTCCTCACAAGGGTACGACTCTATCTCGTCGACCACCACTTTTCTCTTGGTGCATTCCTCTTCACCTTTCTTTGCGGGGCCGAGTCTCCTTAACTTCTTCGAAATCACTGGCGTACAGGTTGAAATGTAGCTCTCACGAGGAACTGTCCGCGTGCACGTCTTTATCACGTGTTGCAGCTTAGTCTCTGAGCAATCGTAATTCTCCTGGCGTTTCTCCTTTTTCATGCACGGTTTCTGAATCTGCTTCGTGGTCTGCTGGCATTCCTTTACGTGAACAATCTCAGGGCAAGGATATTCTTCGGTCTCAATTTTTTCCCGCACTGCGGAGACGGTAAGAGGCTTCTCAACCTTCTTGCAGACAGTATCGTACTCTACTTCGACCACCTCATATGGAACTGGGTGCTGGACCTCCCTCGTACACTGATTTTCTGCCGTCATCATGTGCGTCTCGCATTCTTGTCGAACCTCAGTTTTCCAGCAGCTGTATTTCTCATCGACAACTGCGCTTTCTAGGCATACATCCTCAACCACATCGGATAAGACCTGGCAGCTGGTCACCTTGTCGACCGCGGGGCAATCTTTCTTTACTTGTTTGGTCGTCTTGTGCTTGCACACACGTGACTCTGACACCGGGATCTTCACGCACACCTTCTGAGACGACGTGACGGGACAATCGTACGTCTCCTCGCTGACCACGGTCTCGAAGCACACTGAGGGGACCTCGGTCATGCGTTCGGTGCAGACTTCATGGAGCTCGGATTCATCGCAGTCGTAAGGTTGCTGAATTGTCACTTTCGCTGTGCAAGGCTGTTGCACTGAAAACGGGACGTCAAAGCACTTAGTCAGCTTTTCAGTGGGGATTGCAACGGCGGGAGGGGCAGATACCACAGCGAGTGGCGGGCTAATGTCCGCAAGTTTTTTGTTGTCATGTCTGCCTCGCTTTGGCCCGGCAAGGACTTGTTGCACGAGAacagcgcagacgaggaggctgcTGGCTGTCTTCATATTGCAAGACACAGAACCGGAACAGATAATTTGCGATAAGACCACGAATAATGCGGGGAAACCGCAACAGAACAGATCACCACACGGTATTGCAAGGGTCGAAAAATCGGGGAAAAAGAAAGCGCAATTATCATTGATCTGACGCCAGCCGAGCACGCTGGTCCTCCTGTTCGTACACTAGCATACGAACTAACGGTGCTCGTTCGAGACGTGCATTCATGGCTGCCTGATGGCTTGCTAGAGCACATCTCCAACGAGACGTAGATAACGTCTTCGCTGAAGAAAGGTCCGATGATGTTGCTACCCAAACCGCTACGCCTTCAACCCGTTTGTAATGGCACTAAAGCAATGGGTAGGCGCTGACAGTGACGCAGGATGATTCCCCGAAGATCTGCCTTAAAGAAACTCACACTGTACAATCATGGAAGTTATCATCCGTTAATGTCGCATGCTGGCTTCTCACTCAACAGCGTCTTTCCACGGCGCGTGAGCAAAAGCGTGTCCAATCTAACAGTAGGCTATGCTGTTGTTTGACGAGCAGCAGACGGTGAAAGCTCCTTGTATGCCGTGGGAGAACCCCCTGTACCGTTAGCGTTCAGCGCACATGAggctcggctgcgcgccACGCATTCGAGACGCCTGCCCAGAAGGCTTGGGTGAGGCACTTTCTGAATGGATGTGGTCCGTAGTTATGGCAAAGCCAGAGAGTGTTGCAGTTTCCAACGAGCCAGAGACGGGCCAGACTAGGCTATATGTCCGCATTCCAACAGTCATGATGGGAGAAATTCGTTGACCCTACATTCACACGGCGGGCGTTTAGCAAACCTAGACAGTAACGTTGCGATACCCTTAGCATCCAGTGGTGGTCCTCTTGCCAAGGTAGAGAATACACTGGCAAGGTGCTTTCTGCCACTTCACCCTTCACAACGCGCACTAGGGCTGCTACTAGGCTCGACGCTTCCCTTCAAGTCGTTTACTGTGTTGCTTCACTGAACCCGCAAGAGCAGGGGACCTCAATCCCTTTCGCGGGCAACTGCCCTGAAAGAGTCAAACGCGCACCTTTTAGTAGCCGCTCGGGTATTTTCACAGAATTTTGCATAGCAACCAACCTACAGAGTAGGCGGATCGACAAGGGAGAAATCCTGCAGCCTGTTGATCAGGGGCAGTTTATTATTGTCGCTTTCCCAGTTATTGTGTGAAATTGTTACACTTTCGGTCATTTTGTCGACGGTTTCCTGAGCACGTCACCACATCAACCAAATTCATTGGTGTATCACACAGTACGAGACTCACGCATAATAAATTGACGATTCCCATTGCAGTCGCAGTAGGCTGCGAACACCTACCATCAAGATCTCCGAGAACTCCAGCGCCATTGCTTCCATTTCTCTCTCGAGTCGCTGCAGCATTGTCCTCTTTCCTTCAATAACATGGTCCTTATGCAGCCCTGCAGTGACTATCTCCTTTTCAAGTAGGTCTGTTGACGCATGAAACAGTAAAAACGCCAGTAGATCCACTCCTTCGCCTAACGCAACTGACTCGGTGTGATAACCGCCAGTGTCGCAGATGAAACTGCTGGGAGAGAACCATGGTGGCTGGTCAATTCTGTCACAAGCGGCAAGCCATGGGGATAGTGGCGAGTATAGTGAAGATGACATACCGTTT is a genomic window of Besnoitia besnoiti strain Bb-Ger1 chromosome IV, whole genome shotgun sequence containing:
- a CDS encoding hypothetical protein (encoded by transcript BESB_051560), encoding MTPPDVAEAGKAPSLMGPATRDGPSSLDLHHSSAPFASSRLLGSADAAADLQQPLLLIHAALGVAVLGGWTGVMCMRRHRPLALFKVFAFLPAALLLCASVASLVFFSAFSPLLREDGATRPFSGSPVPEADALLPPGAAAHGGADEDTTPSGFSSASVLYLVDAHWREFRRFAGAHFATIAAVSLLLQAGLALCRILVALSFFSCDSEPHGAAQQEPAAALPDVSGAGLGAASESSSAAGAASPAEKKKKDRKGKGRAKQRADGIPLQPGSAPSAAEKKTGAAPAAAKGAASCLAWQTFAEPVSRHWGSAADWRAKLVWKVSDLSVLALTVGLPLVFLVRGRRHRPSAFPEEDCSLPFASSSAEVASVWRPEAFASFLLLHPSWWQCLNTAALLPLQLLRGYPSVMLQSFEALWTFLLLLRHSLARDKTLVASPALAHEDFASRGFAAFSARTVPALGATDFCFIGLQVLQWLLLRPLSQRICEPLSSLAEGETEASATSRPVAALPSPWESASSVFSRWRRAGSAGRGAAASGAESARPSPRAATRVSGFSATSSTLVTPVPASSGGIQGLRHVGPPLFVDADGDEAHEFFFVSAQDVVTQVGTKAMRKADHLRIVAD
- a CDS encoding Toxoplasma gondii family D protein (encoded by transcript BESB_051570), which encodes MSAKPQAKKKKEDEERNYDLENEMMRRRIQTIREMINLLEKEIVTAGLHKDHVIEGKRTMLQRLEREMEAMALEFSEILMVASSLLVCAVLVQQVLAGPKRGRHDNKKLADISPPLAVVSAPPAVAIPTEKLTKCFDVPFSVQQPCTAKVTIQQPYDCDESELHEVCTERMTEVPSVCFETVVSEETYDCPVTSSQKVCVKIPVSESRVCKHKTTKQVKKDCPAVDKVTSCQVLSDVVEDVCLESAVVDEKYSCWKTEVRQECETHMMTAENQCTREVQHPVPYEVVEVEYDTVCKKVEKPLTVSAVREKIETEEYPCPEIVHVKECQQTTKQIQKPCMKKEKRQENYDCSETKLQHVIKTCTRTVPRESYISTCTPVISKKLRRLGPAKKGEEECTKRKVVVDEIESYPCEEDIPVVIPKICQKEVQVDVESSCAETVPDQACHMVQKTVPKICTRPKKAAETYEYKDVTYEDVCGQVPREIKKTALKMETRTETYPCETANFKEKCVDVSVPVQAVCQASLMKTVEKKCPRTVYRSECYTSEVEVTKPCFAEVEHEEEYTCFEQGFKEKCSTVPVYEMGKCKSVVSREHEVPCTRPHAVLDCTMQAFPVKKTCFKDVSDVKDEICYTTGSQPECVDLIITASPPPQGPGKK